A part of Streptomyces sp. NBC_01497 genomic DNA contains:
- a CDS encoding WD40 repeat domain-containing protein encodes MRPPRPQPPSRPHRAAARAGAAAVAAVLALVAAALVLPCAAPAFADGGADQSFTITDPRITESSGLAASHLHPGIYWTHNDSGDGPYVYAVDSRTGRTLARVTLRGVGAPRDVEAISIGPDGDLYVGDIGDNLNGAWDHVWIYRFPEPKQLRDQSVDATQFTVKYADGPRNAESLMVDPTTGRVYIASKNEDGGGLYEGPAHLTPTGTNVFRRIGAVPWVTDGAFSPDGKQLVLRSYLGAYGYAWKDGHLGKTFPVSAPFQPQAESVTYTRDGKALMFGSEGKDSQVKRVDLNGAGSGPGSGSGSGAAAGSGSGASHQGGAGQGSSSSGSKGNVTAGAVVVLLVVLLVFGARKRSRRSS; translated from the coding sequence ATGCGTCCCCCTCGCCCGCAGCCGCCGTCGCGGCCCCACCGCGCCGCCGCCAGAGCCGGGGCCGCGGCGGTCGCCGCCGTCCTCGCACTGGTGGCCGCGGCGCTCGTACTGCCGTGCGCCGCCCCGGCGTTCGCCGACGGTGGTGCCGACCAGAGCTTCACCATCACGGACCCGCGCATCACCGAGTCCAGCGGCCTCGCCGCGAGCCATCTCCACCCCGGCATCTACTGGACCCACAACGACAGCGGTGACGGCCCTTACGTCTACGCCGTCGACTCCCGGACCGGCCGGACCCTCGCGCGGGTCACCCTGCGGGGCGTCGGGGCGCCCCGCGATGTCGAGGCGATCTCGATCGGCCCGGACGGCGACCTGTACGTCGGCGACATCGGGGACAACCTGAACGGCGCCTGGGACCACGTGTGGATCTACCGCTTCCCCGAGCCGAAGCAGTTGCGCGACCAGAGCGTCGACGCGACGCAGTTCACGGTGAAGTACGCGGACGGGCCGCGCAACGCCGAGTCGCTCATGGTCGATCCGACGACCGGCCGCGTCTACATCGCCTCGAAGAACGAGGACGGCGGCGGGCTCTACGAGGGGCCCGCGCATCTCACACCGACCGGGACGAACGTCTTCCGCAGGATCGGCGCCGTGCCCTGGGTGACGGACGGCGCGTTCTCGCCGGACGGGAAGCAGCTGGTGCTGCGCTCGTACCTCGGCGCGTACGGATACGCCTGGAAGGACGGGCACTTGGGGAAGACCTTCCCGGTGAGCGCCCCGTTCCAGCCGCAGGCCGAGTCGGTGACGTACACGCGGGACGGGAAGGCCCTGATGTTCGGCTCGGAGGGCAAGGACAGCCAGGTCAAGCGCGTCGACCTGAACGGGGCGGGTTCCGGGCCCGGTTCGGGTTCCGGTTCGGGCGCCGCGGCCGGTTCCGGGTCGGGGGCTTCGCACCAGGGCGGTGCGGGGCAGGGGTCCTCGTCGTCCGGGTCGAAGGGCAACGTGACGGCGGGCGCGGTGGTGGTCCTGCTGGTGGTGCTGCTGGTGTTCGGCGCGAGGAAGCGGTCACGGCGCTCGTCCTGA
- the serC gene encoding phosphoserine transaminase: MADIQIPADIKPSDGRFGSGPSKVRTEAVDALAATGTSLLGTSHRQAPVKNLVGEVRDGIRNLFSLPDGYEVVLGNGGSTAFWDIATHGLIENKSQHLTFGEFSSKFAKASKLAPWLAEPTVLSADPGSHPEAKGEPGVDVYALTHNETSTGVAAPISRVPGADDGALVLVDATSGAAGLPVDIAETDVYYFAPQKAFASDGGLWIAVFSPAALERAARVHASGRHVPEFFSLPTAIDNSVKNQTYNTPALATFFLLNEQLKWINGQGGLSFSTGRSAASARALYGWADASKHATPFVTDPAKRSAVVGTIDFSDEIDAAAVAKVLRANGIVDTEPYRKLGRNQLRVAMYPAVDPADVEALTACVDYVIEHL; encoded by the coding sequence GTGGCCGATATTCAGATTCCCGCTGACATCAAGCCCTCCGACGGCCGGTTCGGCTCGGGCCCCTCCAAGGTGCGGACGGAAGCGGTCGACGCGCTGGCCGCGACCGGCACGTCCCTTCTCGGTACGTCCCACCGCCAGGCCCCCGTCAAGAACCTCGTCGGTGAGGTCCGCGACGGCATCCGGAACCTCTTCTCGCTTCCCGACGGTTACGAGGTCGTCCTCGGCAACGGCGGCTCCACCGCCTTCTGGGACATCGCGACCCACGGGCTCATCGAGAACAAGTCCCAGCACCTGACGTTCGGCGAGTTCTCGTCCAAGTTCGCCAAGGCGTCCAAGCTCGCCCCGTGGCTGGCCGAGCCCACCGTCCTGTCCGCCGACCCGGGTTCGCACCCGGAGGCGAAGGGCGAACCGGGCGTCGACGTCTACGCCCTGACGCACAACGAGACCTCGACCGGTGTCGCGGCGCCGATCAGCCGGGTGCCCGGCGCCGACGACGGTGCGCTCGTCCTCGTGGACGCCACCTCGGGTGCCGCGGGACTGCCGGTGGACATCGCCGAGACCGACGTCTACTACTTCGCCCCGCAGAAGGCGTTCGCGTCCGACGGCGGACTGTGGATCGCGGTGTTCTCGCCGGCCGCCCTGGAGCGGGCCGCGCGGGTGCACGCGTCCGGCCGCCACGTGCCGGAGTTCTTCTCGCTGCCGACGGCGATCGACAACTCGGTGAAGAACCAGACGTACAACACCCCGGCCCTCGCGACCTTCTTCCTGCTGAACGAGCAGCTGAAGTGGATCAACGGACAGGGTGGCCTGAGCTTCTCCACCGGCCGATCGGCCGCGTCGGCGCGCGCCCTGTACGGCTGGGCCGACGCCTCCAAGCACGCGACCCCGTTCGTCACGGACCCGGCCAAGCGCTCGGCGGTCGTGGGCACCATCGACTTCTCCGACGAGATCGACGCGGCGGCCGTGGCCAAGGTGCTGCGCGCCAACGGGATCGTGGACACCGAGCCGTACCGCAAGCTCGGGCGCAACCAGCTGCGCGTGGCGATGTACCCGGCCGTCGACCCGGCGGACGTCGAGGCGCTGACCGCCTGCGTCGACTACGTCATCGAGCACCTCTGA